The window GTATTATTAAAATGTCACAGCAAACAGGAATACCTGAGCATAAAATCAGGTATTCTTTGCGGATACTGGAACACGGAGGCATTATTGAGGCTTCCAGGGAGGGTGCCATATTGACATCTGATTTTATTGCAAACCGGGAAAAAATCCTTACGGATGCCAGGGAGAACGCACAAAGGCTTGAAAATATATATAAGGAACTGAAAAATATTCTGGAGTCACCATGATGTTCAAAAAAAATGAACAGGCAGAAAAATATTTGATAAGACGCGGTGTTCCTGGAGATGCGAGGGGGATAATTGAATGCATGCAGAGTGTAATGGACGAAAAGATCTATCTTGTAAGCGAATACTATCTTTTGACGGAAAGGGGTGAGCAGGAGAGATTAAAAAACCGTGACGACCTCACACTGGTGTGCGAGGTTAATGGAAAGATAGTGGGGGTTACAACCATACAGAGGGGAATGTATAAAAAGAACAGGCACACAGCATCTATGGGAATTGCCATAAAAAGAGATTTCAGGCACATGAATATTGGGACAAAGATGATACGGGAGGCGATTTCATGGTCCAAAGAACAGGGAATAGAGAAAATAAACCTTGAGGTTTTTTCCAGCAATGTAAATGCAATTAAAGCATATAGAAATCTAGGATTCGAATATGAGGGTGTAAGGAGAAGGCAGTTTATGATAGGTGACCAGTATGTCGATGATGTTTTAATGACATATTTTACATCTACCCTGGAGGATAAAAACTAATGGCATAATTAGTCTGACATAAAGATTTAAATTAACAGTTTCAATAAGAGTAATATAATGCGAGGGTCAAAAGTAACGGATATTTTACTGAAATATTTTTTTATATTCATAGGTTTAACCATATTTCTATTTGCAGTATACAAATTTGTGCCAACATCTGTGATAAAGAATGACTTCCCTGGAAATTCAATAGAGATACTGGGAATAAATAGAAATGTTCTATTTCAGTATTTTTATTTCCTGCACTCACTGGTAACTGGAAACATGGGATATTCTAACACGTCTTTTTACTCCGGAACAGTGTACAGTGCTATTTCCATAACCATCCCGGAAACATTACTGTTTCTTGGTGTAACCTTTGCCATATCTTACACGGTATCTTATTATATTGGAATTTATTCCGGTACAGTATTTAAAACAGCAAAGATTGTTAACATGAATATTTTCCCGTTACTTTTCATGTATCTGGTTTCAGGGCTGATTCTGCTGGCAGTATTTTCCGGGATACTTGGATGGCTGCCATCACATGGTATACTTTCCGCCAGTTCAGCAGCGTTGAATGGGTGGGTTTCATCCACTGGAAACAGCATATATACCACAGCACCGACAAATATTATTTTCATAGACAGTATTATTCATGGTTCGTCCTCCGTATTTCTAGATTATTTAAAACACACGGCACTTCCATTTTTTTCACTGTTTATTCCAACAACTGTTTATTTAAGTGTTTTTATAAGCCATGAAGCATCAATAGAGTATAACAAGAAGTATATGCGGGCAGGCATCACCAGGAATGCCTTTATGGACAGTTATACAACGTATATAAGGAGAGGCATAAAATCAAGAATTATGGGGGAGGTGAAGTCTGTATTTGTTATATTCATGGGTGGAATGGCAATAGTAAGCTACATATTTTCATATATGAACACAGGAGAATTTGCCATATACTCTTCCCTGAACTATAACTATGGCATAATGGGCGGTATTTACAGCTTTTTTATTCTGGCAATAATAGTAATAATATTTGACCTTTTTATTGATATTATCAACAGGGGAGTGAGAAATGAAATATAATCCAAGGAATTTAATTATGGGAATAAGCGTGGCTTTCATTCTTTTCTATATACTTGCATTTATCCTCGATTCTTTTTACCCATCATATCTTGGTGTGAGATCTTTATCTAACCTTCTGGTGTTTAAGAAAACCCTATCGGCCATACCATCACCACCCACATTAAATAACGGGTGGTGGAATTATTTTGGCACGACATACAATGGGATTGCCCTTCTTCCGGCGCTTCTGGGATCCCTTAAATTTGATTTTGCTGTAATGTTTGCATCACTGGGAATTTCAGCCCTTGCTGGAAGCGCAATAGGATTTCTTGCAAATTATGCTGGTGGTGCCATAAGAAAATTCATATTTTACGTAGTCAGGGTCATGACAACAGCTCCATACCTGCTTGTCATGCTTTTAATCCTTTACGTTGCCAGGCCTGATGAAACCGGGATAATAATTGCCATATCTGTTGGATGGTTTCCCTTCTATATTATAAGATATGTTGAATCCTTAGAATTCAAGAATAGCAGAAAACAGACAGATAACTGGTGGAAACTGTTAAAATTCTTGCCCTATATTTTAACTGATATGGGTGCAATTAGCGGGGTTGTGGTTATAATAACATATTTTGGATTTTATTTCAAGAATCCGTTCGTGGTTGACATAGGCAATATTATGTATCTTGGCGGCAATGTTAGCACATTCCTGGCGTTTGGTGCATGGTGGATAGCTGTATTCCCGCTCCTGTTTATTACAGTGTTTATAGGCTTTACGGCACTGCTGAGCTATGAAATAAGGGGGGTGGTATCGGGCGCAGAAGAATGATAATAAAAATATACTATCATTTGAAAATTTTGCCATATACTCAGGCAAGGATATGCTAATTGGAAATATTACTTTGAGTTTAAGCGAAAACTGTGAAATTTTATTAACCTCAGCAAATAACAACATTTCATTGATCCCGGGAATTTTTATTTTTGATGTTTTTAACAGCTACAGGTACTCGGGGTCTGTTATGCATGGAGGAGTAAATTTAATTGATATTATTTCCAATATAAAAAAATTCAGGGTGAACGGAAACAGGATAGGGATTGCAGCATATGTACTTGGGGATGTGCTTTGTATACCCTCCAATCCCCTAGATCTGTTTGATCTTGGAAATGAAATTTACAGCCAGATACTTGATTTTCTCCCCTATGAATCAAGGATTGATATTCTCAATTCTGTGATCAGAAGGGAAATGATAAAAATAACAGAAATAGACACAATAATAAAGGATTTTGACAGTTCCCAAGAAAAGAGAGAGTTTACATTCTGGACATGCAAAAATTTTGGGGTGATGGGCCTGTTCAGTGAAATTTATGAGGTCCTTGACTCAGGAAAACCGGATAGAAGGGATTTACTTGCATCCCTGATTATAAGGAAAAAAACTGGTGCGAATCTCGCGGATATAGCCGTTCTAAGGGATTATTATAGGCACAGGCTTGATTTAGACCGGCTCATGTATCTATATAAGAAATCC of the Ferroplasma sp. genome contains:
- a CDS encoding transcriptional regulator, with amino-acid sequence MNDISIFKEIRENIETLERHLIIIKTLLTEQPLGIIKMSQQTGIPEHKIRYSLRILEHGGIIEASREGAILTSDFIANREKILTDARENAQRLENIYKELKNILESP
- a CDS encoding ABC transporter permease subunit, which produces MRGSKVTDILLKYFFIFIGLTIFLFAVYKFVPTSVIKNDFPGNSIEILGINRNVLFQYFYFLHSLVTGNMGYSNTSFYSGTVYSAISITIPETLLFLGVTFAISYTVSYYIGIYSGTVFKTAKIVNMNIFPLLFMYLVSGLILLAVFSGILGWLPSHGILSASSAALNGWVSSTGNSIYTTAPTNIIFIDSIIHGSSSVFLDYLKHTALPFFSLFIPTTVYLSVFISHEASIEYNKKYMRAGITRNAFMDSYTTYIRRGIKSRIMGEVKSVFVIFMGGMAIVSYIFSYMNTGEFAIYSSLNYNYGIMGGIYSFFILAIIVIIFDLFIDIINRGVRNEI
- a CDS encoding GNAT family N-acetyltransferase codes for the protein MMFKKNEQAEKYLIRRGVPGDARGIIECMQSVMDEKIYLVSEYYLLTERGEQERLKNRDDLTLVCEVNGKIVGVTTIQRGMYKKNRHTASMGIAIKRDFRHMNIGTKMIREAISWSKEQGIEKINLEVFSSNVNAIKAYRNLGFEYEGVRRRQFMIGDQYVDDVLMTYFTSTLEDKN